In a genomic window of Mustela nigripes isolate SB6536 chromosome 8, MUSNIG.SB6536, whole genome shotgun sequence:
- the CNDP1 gene encoding beta-Ala-His dipeptidase isoform X1 — MDPKLGRVASSVLASLLLLERSMFCPSSPPAGLLDKAFQYIDLHQNEFVETLKEWVAVESDSVQPLPRLRQELLRMMALAADELRRLGASVDSVDLGDQQLPNGQTLPIPPIILAELGNDPKKPTVCFYGHLDVQPARKEDGWLTDPYTLTEVDGKLYGRGATDNKGPVLAWINAVSTFRSLEEDVPVNIKFVIEGMEEAGSVGLEELVRKEKDQFFSGVDCIVISDNLWLSRTKPALTYGTRGNSYFRVEVKCRDQDFHSGTFGGILNEPMADLVALLGSLVDSSGHILIPGIYDQVAPLTEEERKMYKAIHLDLEEYRRSSRVKRFLFDTKEEILMHLWRYPSLSIHGIEGAFDEPGAKTVIPGQVIGKFSIRLVPHMDTSAVEKQVKQHLENIFSKRNSSNQMAVSMTLGLQPWIANIKDNQYLAAKRAIRTVFGTEPDMIRDGSTIPIARIFQDTVQKSVMMLPLGAVDDGEHAQNEKINRWNYIEGSKLFAAFFLELAKLH, encoded by the exons GCGTCCTCTGTCCTTGCctcgctgctgctgctggagaGAAGCATGTTCTGTCCGTCCTCGCCGCCCGCTGGGCTGTTGGACAAGGCCTTCCAGTACATCGATCTCCATCAGAATGAGTTTGTAGAG ACACTTAAGGAGTGGGTGGCCGTGGAGAGCGACTCTGTGCAGCCCCTGCCCCGCCTCAGGCAAGAGCTCCTCAGAATGATGGCGCTGGCGGCCGACGAGCTCCGGCGCCTGGGGGCCAGCGTGGACTCCGTGGACTTGGGGGATCAGCAG CTGCCTAATGGTCAGACTCTCCCGATACCTCCCATCATCCTGGCCGAGCTGGGGAATGATCCAAAGAAACCCACTGTGTGCTTCTATGGCCACTTGGACGTACAGCCTGCTAGAAAGGAAGACGGGTGGCTCACAGATCCTTACACGCTGACGGAAGTGGATG gaaaactttaCGGACGAGGAGCAACAGACAACAAAGGGCCTGTTTTAGCGTGGATTAATGCCGTGAGCACCTTCAGATCCCTGGAGGAA GATGTCCCTGTGAATATCAAATTCGTCATTGAAGGGATGGAGGAAGCGGGCTCTGTGGGGCTGGAGGAGCTTGTCAGAAAGGAGAAGGACCAGTTCTTCTCCGGTGTCGACTGCATCGTCATTTCAGATAACCTGTGGCTCAGCCGGACGAAGCCGGCTCTCACCTACGGCACGCGAGGGAACAGCTACTTCAGGGTAGAG GTGAAGTGCAGAGATCAAGATTTTCATTCAGGAACTTTTGGGGGTATCCTCAACGAACCAATGGCCGATTTGGTTGCTCTTCTTG GTAGTCTTGTAGACTCATCTGGTCACATTCTGATCCCCGGAATCTATGACCAGGTGGCGCCTCTTacggaagaggagagaaaaatgtaCAAAGCCATCCATCTGGACCTAGAAGAATACCGTAGAAGTAGCCGGGTTAAGAGATTTCTATTTGACACCAAG GAGGAGATTCTAATGCACCTCTGGAGGTACCCATCTCTTTCAATCCATGGGATTGAGGGTGCTTTTGATGAGCCTGGAGCTAAAACAGTCATCCCTGGCCAAGTTATAGGGAAATTTTCAATCCGTCTGGTCCCTCACATGGATACGTCTGCGGTGGAAAAACAG GTGAAACAGCatcttgaaaatatattctccaaAAGAAACAGTTCCAACCAGATGGCTGTTTCTATGACGCTAGGACTGCAGCCGTGGATCGCAAATATTAAAGATAATCAGTATCTTGCAGCAAAAAGAGCCATCAGAACAG TGTTTGGAACAGAGCCAGACATGATTCGGGATGGGTCAACCATACCAATTGCCAGAATATTCCAGGACACCGTCCAGAAGAGTGTGATGATGCTCCCGCTGGGCGCTGTTGATGATGGGGAGCACGCTCAGAATGAGAAAATCAACAG GTGGAACTACATAGAGGGATCCAAATTATTTGCTGCCTTTTTCCTAGAGCTGGCTAAGCTGCATTGA
- the CNDP1 gene encoding beta-Ala-His dipeptidase isoform X2, which produces MFCPSSPPAGLLDKAFQYIDLHQNEFVETLKEWVAVESDSVQPLPRLRQELLRMMALAADELRRLGASVDSVDLGDQQLPNGQTLPIPPIILAELGNDPKKPTVCFYGHLDVQPARKEDGWLTDPYTLTEVDGKLYGRGATDNKGPVLAWINAVSTFRSLEEDVPVNIKFVIEGMEEAGSVGLEELVRKEKDQFFSGVDCIVISDNLWLSRTKPALTYGTRGNSYFRVEVKCRDQDFHSGTFGGILNEPMADLVALLGSLVDSSGHILIPGIYDQVAPLTEEERKMYKAIHLDLEEYRRSSRVKRFLFDTKEEILMHLWRYPSLSIHGIEGAFDEPGAKTVIPGQVIGKFSIRLVPHMDTSAVEKQVKQHLENIFSKRNSSNQMAVSMTLGLQPWIANIKDNQYLAAKRAIRTVFGTEPDMIRDGSTIPIARIFQDTVQKSVMMLPLGAVDDGEHAQNEKINRWNYIEGSKLFAAFFLELAKLH; this is translated from the exons ATGTTCTGTCCGTCCTCGCCGCCCGCTGGGCTGTTGGACAAGGCCTTCCAGTACATCGATCTCCATCAGAATGAGTTTGTAGAG ACACTTAAGGAGTGGGTGGCCGTGGAGAGCGACTCTGTGCAGCCCCTGCCCCGCCTCAGGCAAGAGCTCCTCAGAATGATGGCGCTGGCGGCCGACGAGCTCCGGCGCCTGGGGGCCAGCGTGGACTCCGTGGACTTGGGGGATCAGCAG CTGCCTAATGGTCAGACTCTCCCGATACCTCCCATCATCCTGGCCGAGCTGGGGAATGATCCAAAGAAACCCACTGTGTGCTTCTATGGCCACTTGGACGTACAGCCTGCTAGAAAGGAAGACGGGTGGCTCACAGATCCTTACACGCTGACGGAAGTGGATG gaaaactttaCGGACGAGGAGCAACAGACAACAAAGGGCCTGTTTTAGCGTGGATTAATGCCGTGAGCACCTTCAGATCCCTGGAGGAA GATGTCCCTGTGAATATCAAATTCGTCATTGAAGGGATGGAGGAAGCGGGCTCTGTGGGGCTGGAGGAGCTTGTCAGAAAGGAGAAGGACCAGTTCTTCTCCGGTGTCGACTGCATCGTCATTTCAGATAACCTGTGGCTCAGCCGGACGAAGCCGGCTCTCACCTACGGCACGCGAGGGAACAGCTACTTCAGGGTAGAG GTGAAGTGCAGAGATCAAGATTTTCATTCAGGAACTTTTGGGGGTATCCTCAACGAACCAATGGCCGATTTGGTTGCTCTTCTTG GTAGTCTTGTAGACTCATCTGGTCACATTCTGATCCCCGGAATCTATGACCAGGTGGCGCCTCTTacggaagaggagagaaaaatgtaCAAAGCCATCCATCTGGACCTAGAAGAATACCGTAGAAGTAGCCGGGTTAAGAGATTTCTATTTGACACCAAG GAGGAGATTCTAATGCACCTCTGGAGGTACCCATCTCTTTCAATCCATGGGATTGAGGGTGCTTTTGATGAGCCTGGAGCTAAAACAGTCATCCCTGGCCAAGTTATAGGGAAATTTTCAATCCGTCTGGTCCCTCACATGGATACGTCTGCGGTGGAAAAACAG GTGAAACAGCatcttgaaaatatattctccaaAAGAAACAGTTCCAACCAGATGGCTGTTTCTATGACGCTAGGACTGCAGCCGTGGATCGCAAATATTAAAGATAATCAGTATCTTGCAGCAAAAAGAGCCATCAGAACAG TGTTTGGAACAGAGCCAGACATGATTCGGGATGGGTCAACCATACCAATTGCCAGAATATTCCAGGACACCGTCCAGAAGAGTGTGATGATGCTCCCGCTGGGCGCTGTTGATGATGGGGAGCACGCTCAGAATGAGAAAATCAACAG GTGGAACTACATAGAGGGATCCAAATTATTTGCTGCCTTTTTCCTAGAGCTGGCTAAGCTGCATTGA